The following coding sequences lie in one Phragmites australis chromosome 8, lpPhrAust1.1, whole genome shotgun sequence genomic window:
- the LOC133927621 gene encoding uncharacterized protein LOC133927621 has protein sequence MGWGGWGPGSTTAGRSRAAGRSVTARRRGGRLGAGRSGGGVTRWWGGAGQSWAAGRWGWEVGGGVGQPTAGWGGTAAGRGGCRPIGEAGGGAAQQLSGEAGDKADRARAGPSKPGRAEASAQRISVGARAHQPWKPMTPAAVSELLALARKLPPPPGSALNDPHLCLTALTFL, from the exons ATGGGGTGGGGAGGCTGGGGACCAGGCAGCACAACGGCGGGGCGGAGCAGAGCAGCCGGGCGGAGCGTGACGGCCAGACGGCGGGGCGGGAGGTTGGGGGCAGGGCGGTCAGGCGGCGGGGTGACACGATGGTGGGGCGGGGCAGGGCAGAGCTGGGCGGCTGGGCGATGGGGCTGGGAGGTCGGGGGCGGGGTGGGGCAGCCTACGGCGGGGTGGGGAGGCacggcggcggggcggggcggtTGTCGGCCGATAGGGGAGGCCGGGGGTGGGGCGGCACAGCAGCTGAGCGGCGAGGCTGGGGACAAGGCAGACCgagcccgtgccggcccgtctaAACCGGGCCGTGCCGAGGCGTCAGCCCAG AGGATCTCAGTCGGTGCCCGTGCCCATCAGCCATGGAAGCCGATGACTCCAGCCGCAGTCTCCGAGCTCCTCGCGTTGGCACGCAAGCTGCCGCCCCCGCCTGGCAGCGCTCTTAATGATCCGCACCTCTGCCTCACGGCCCTCACGTTTTTGTGA